In the genome of Fusarium poae strain DAOMC 252244 chromosome 1, whole genome shotgun sequence, the window GACCGGCTTCTCAGCCTCCTGGCTCTCACCATGTGCTGAGGGGCGCTTCTTGTGGCGTTGCTGCACGGCGGCCGAACGGCCAAGAAGCTTGCTTGTGCGGCCGGCCATGGACTGCTCCTCAGGTGTGGCCTTGTGCTTGTATTTTGTACTCTTGGGGCCACCGTTGTTTACAATGTACTTGCCCCTTGCTCGCTCTTGGGCGAGAATTGTCTTGCGAGGATCCTTGGCACGAGTTACTCGCAACTTACGTGGCAACATGGGAGGGAACTTCTTGCCATCAAGGAGTAGGGCAGCCTCAACGTCGTTGCCGTCCTACCGAGTGAGGTTAGCGGTTTGACTCCTCAATAGTGAGTGATGAAATCGTGGACTTACATAAAACTGAACATAGGCAAAACCCTTGCCTACACGAGTCTTGGAATCCCGAACAACCCGGACATTCTCCACCTTGCCCTGAGTGCTGAAAGTTCGCCAAAGACCTTCCTCAATATCAGAGGGGATcttgtttctcttcttctctgtaGTTTCTCCCTCGGCGTTGGTGTTCAAGACAGTCTCGTCATCAACGAATCCCAGGTTACCAACAAACACACATCGGCGATGATCAGTGGGACTGGGGTGAGCAACACTGTCAACTCTGAGATGACGGTCGAGCACTTGGGTACCGTTGAGCTTTGTGGCGGCCGCACGGGCTGCCGCGGTGGTCGAGTACACGACGTATGCGTTGGCTGATTTGGTTGTGGAATCCATCAAGCTCTTTGTGATATAAGCTGCGCGCTTGGGCAGAGAGCCGCCAGCAAACGCAACAGAACGGAAGCGCAGTGACTCGATGGTTTGCGGAGGAGTGGCATCCTTTTCCAAGACGGATGAGAGATGAGCCATCAACGTCTTCTTGGCGGACTTGGAGCTGATTGCTTCGGTGGACACATTGGCGAGGAAAACTGTTCGGGCCGCCTTGTCCAAGTCCGATGCTTTGCTGTCCTTGGCGAGTGTCTCATGGACAGGAATATCGCTTTCGTTACCAGCATCTTCCTCATCGGCAGTCGTCTTTTTGTCAGTCTTGGTCAGAGCGTCGTTCTTCTGTCGTTTACCGGCACgctcagcctcttcctctgcAGCCATTTTGTCAAGGTATTTGCCCTCCAGATCGTCATTGTCCTTCTTGCGCTTTCGTTTTCGCTCCTTGTTTGACTTGTCTTCTGTCGCATCAATGATGTCGTCAAGCTCGACCGGCGCATCCTTCATGGGCTCGTCTGCACCCTCactctcctcctcctcttgttcgTCTCcgctttcttcctcttgctcatcttcgtcctcgtcctcatcagAAGGGCCATCTTCTTCGAAGCTTAGTTCCTCGCTGATCTCGGAAAGAAcctcgtcgtcttcctcaAGCTGCACTTTGGGCTTGGCAGGTTCTCGAACCTTTTGGTCTAACAGGGTCGAGTATTTTGACTTGGCGGGAGCTTGGACAGGGCCAGCCTAGGAAGGATGAGCATTGAATTGGCCAGAAAATGCGTCGCAATACTTACACTGGATGCAAAAAGAGCATCAAGGGTGGGGTCTACTGCCTTAGAAGAGGCTCTTAGACCTTTTGAACTGGTTGGAGTCAGTTTCATTTGGTTATCTTACAAGAGTAAAGATCGCGAATGTACTCACCCTTTCGCCATTGTGTCAAATTTTGTGTTTGGACGGAATCGGCAAAGCTGTTGACTCTGGTACAATCTTTGGCTCTGCGACAGGAAAAAGACATGGGCAGTCAGAAAAAAGTCCAGAGTTCAGTCGGGCGGCCCCACCTACAGATTTCCTTGGTTGTCGCCATTGGCTCAGCAGCCATAAACCAATGGATAAGGTCTCATGGCCTTGACAGTGGACCCGAGGCAGCGCCATGAGCGCTTCTGCCGTCAACGACCGCCTTTTTGCAACAGGCGGGCCCGTCATTCTCAGCACCCGCTTTGGTGGAAGCCCGCCCAAAGGCCGGGTAGTCCAGAACAGTAGAGGCAGAAGCAGACACCAGGGCAGCCAGCGCAAACCGGCACCGTACCCATTCCTCTCTTCCTCAGTATCCCCTCCACTCAACACCACAAACTGTCAGTACGAGGAATCTTTAGCTTTCTCAAGTACTTCTATCTTTTGTATTTTCCATGCTGCACAAAGATCAACTCAATCACTTCTTTTCTAGCTCGCCTTCACCCCTTCAACTCAATTCGACAAGATACTTTGTCTTCGATTGTCCGTTGACCGTCCCTCACTCTTCACCACGGGCGCGTTTCCACGACCTTCCGACCGACCAAAGCTTCCCGGTCTACTCAACAGATCAAGCAAACATATCATCTTCTCCCTCGGTCGACCCATAACACATAATCGCGTTCCCTTGCAGCGATGGCTGCTTCTGCCTCGGCCCCTCCGCCTCTCTCCTCCCCGGCGCTTGGAGTTGCCGACCATGAGGATAGCAACGTCTCCAGCCCCCTCAGCGAGGTTGACACTAAAGATGACAACGACGATGAGATCGAGCATATGCATTTAGACCACGACGAAGAAGAGAGCCTTAGGCGAAGCCCTAGAAAGAAACCCCAAGCCGCTTCTGACTCTGACAGCGTCCTTTCCGACGCCAACTCTGACGTTCCCTCTGATGGCAACATCACAGAAGCTGAGACTGAG includes:
- the NOP12 gene encoding Nucleolar protein 12 (BUSCO:42258at5125), with amino-acid sequence MAKGSKGLRASSKAVDPTLDALFASSAGPVQAPAKSKYSTLLDQKVREPAKPKVQLEEDDEVLSEISEELSFEEDGPSDEDEDEDEQEEESGDEQEEEESEGADEPMKDAPVELDDIIDATEDKSNKERKRKRKKDNDDLEGKYLDKMAAEEEAERAGKRQKNDALTKTDKKTTADEEDAGNESDIPVHETLAKDSKASDLDKAARTVFLANVSTEAISSKSAKKTLMAHLSSVLEKDATPPQTIESLRFRSVAFAGGSLPKRAAYITKSLMDSTTKSANAYVVYSTTAAARAAATKLNGTQVLDRHLRVDSVAHPSPTDHRRCVFVGNLGFVDDETVLNTNAEGETTEKKRNKIPSDIEEGLWRTFSTQGKVENVRVVRDSKTRVGKGFAYVQFYDGNDVEAALLLDGKKFPPMLPRKLRVTRAKDPRKTILAQERARGKYIVNNGGPKSTKYKHKATPEEQSMAGRTSKLLGRSAAVQQRHKKRPSAHGESQEAEKPVPEIKGPEQFVFEGRRASARDGLPKELKQKQKGKGKGKKSGKPQNHGSKRAAEWKKKN